A stretch of the Notamacropus eugenii isolate mMacEug1 chromosome 2, mMacEug1.pri_v2, whole genome shotgun sequence genome encodes the following:
- the SRSF1 gene encoding serine/arginine-rich splicing factor 1, which yields MSGGGVIRGPAGNNDCRIYVGNLPPDIRTKDIEDVFYKYGAIRDIDLKNRRGGPPFAFVEFEDPRDAEDAVYGRDGYDYDGYRLRVEFPRSGRGTGRGGGGGGGGGGAPRGRYGPPSRRSEYRVVVSGLPPSGSWQDLKDHMREAGDVCYADVYRDGTGVVEFVRKEDMTYAVRKLDNTKFRSHEGETAYIRVKVDGPRSPSYGRSRSRSRSRSRSRSRSNSRSRSYSPRRSRGSPRYSPRHSRSRSRT from the exons ATGTCGGGAGGAGGAGTGATCCGCGGCCCGGCTGGGAACAACGATTGCCGCATCTATGTGGGCAACCTTCCCCCGGATATCCGCACCAAGGACATAGAGGACGTGTTCTACAAGTACGGCGCCATCCGCGACATAGATCTTAAGAACCGTCGCGGAGGGCCCCCCTTCGCCTTTGTGGAGTTCGAGGACCCGCG gGACGCGGAAGATGCAGTGTACGGGCGTGACGGTTACGATTACGATGGATATCGGCTCCGTGTGGAGTTTCCCCGAAGTGGTCGGGGTACTGGCCGAGGGGGGGGTGGCGGCGGTGGTGGCGGTGGAGCCCCTCGAGGCCGCTATGGCCCCCCATCCAGGCGATCTGAATACAGAGTGGTCGTATCTG GGCTGCCTCCAAGTGGAAGTTGGCAGGATTTAAAGGATCACATGCGTGAAGCAGGTGATGTATGTTATGCTGATGTTTACCGAGATGGAACTGGTGTCGTGGAGTTTGTTCGGAAGGAAGATATGACCTACGCAGTTCGAAAACTGGATAACACTAAGTTTAGATCTCATGAG GGAGAAACTGCCTACATCCGTGTTAAAGTTGATGGGCCAAGAAGTCCAAGTTATGGAAGATCTCGATCTCGAAGCCGTAGTCGTAGCAGAAGCCGTAGTCGAAGCAACAGCAGGAGTCGAAGTTACTCCCCAAGAAGAAGCAGAGGATCTCCACGCTACTCCCCCCGTCATAGTAGATCTCGTTCTCGCACATAA